TCCTCCCCACCGTGCGTCATGCCCGCTCCCTCCCTCTCGCTCCGCATACCCGACCTCGCCCGTACACCCGACCGCCCGCCCGTACACCCGCCCGCCCTGCCGCAGGCCGCTCACGACCCGGCGATCTCGTGCACCGAGTCGCCGAGGATCGTCCCCAGCTGCGCCAGACCGCGGTGGGCGTCCGACCGCACCGCGCCGCTGCTCCTGCCGAGGATCGCGGCGCACTCCTCGACGCTCTGGTCCTCCCAGTAGCGCAGCACCAGCACCGCCCGGTAGCCCGGCGACACCCGGGCCAGCGCTGCCAGCAGCGCCAGCCGCCGGTCCGGGTCGGCGCCCACCGCGGCCGTCTCCGGTGGCTCGGCACTGGCCACCTCGCCGGCCGAGCGGCGCCGCCGCCCGTCCACGAAGGTGCGCACCAGCGTGGTGCGCGCGTACCCTCCGGCGGTGTCCGGGTCGCGCAGCCGTGGCCAGCGCGCGTACACCTTGATCAGGGTCGACTGCACCAGGTCCTCGGCCAGGTGCCAGTCGCCGCACAAGAGGTACCCGGTACGGCGCAGCGCTCCGTACCGGGCTGCGGCGAACTGTTCGAACAATCTCTCGCGCTCCGGCGACATCCGTGCCCGGCCCCCTGTTCCGTCGTCCGTGCCGAGTTGCCCGCGGGACGGTGGTGTCCCGCGTCGACTTCTACACGGGATCAGGCCCCGGAAATGTTGCGTCCCCGGCGCATTCTGACTGATTGCCAGGTCCGAGTCCGTGCGCCCCGGGTCGGTTCGGACGTCCCGGCGCTTGCGCCGGTGCCTTCCGTCGAGGTTCTCCGCGCTGCGCCCGTTGCACCGGTTGCGCCCGTTGCGGTCCGGCCCGGTGAGGTCACAGCCAGCCGCGTTCCTTGGCGCGCAGGGCCGCCTGGAAGCGGGTCGCGGCGCCGAGACGGGTCATCAGGGCGGCCACATGGGCGCGGTACTTGCGCAGGGAGATGTTCAGCTCGCGGGCGGCGCTCTCGTCCTTGCCGTGCTCGCTCAGCGTGCGCAGGACCGCGGCCTCGGTCGCGCTGAGGTCGAGCCGGTCCAGGTCGGTGGCGCGCACCCACAGTTGTTCGAACAGATCGACCAGGGCGGCCACGATCCCGGGTTGGGCGATCTGCAGCGTGTCGGACTCCGGCCGGCCCGGATCGAGGCGCACGAAGGCGAGCCGCCGGTCGACGATCAGCATCCGGCCGAACGGCTCGGACATCACCCGGTGCACATCGCCCAGCGCGTGCCAGTGCCGGGCGTAGGCCAGTTGGTCGGACTGGTCGAGGGCCGCCGTGCTGACGAGTGTGCGGCTGACCAGCCCTTCGGCGAGCTGGCGCTGCCGACGGCGGGCCGACTCGTCGGAGGCCTCCGTGCGCGCCAGGACTTTGGCGTTCATCGTCTCGAAGCGGCCCAGCATCGTATGGATCCGGTGGTTCACCTGCGCCTTGTCCTGGATGCGTTCGACGAGTTCGACCGGACGCCCCTGGCGGGCCTCCTCCGCCAGCTCCCGCACCACGTCGAACGCCGAGTCGAGGCGGGCCAGTTCACGCGAGGTGCGCTCCACCCGGAGCCGCACGAGCAGATCGACGGCGGCCGCGGGCGGCAGCGGCACCAGGCCCGCGTCGACCACCCCCAGAGCCCGCAACTCCTCAAGGACCAGGCGCAGGCCGGGCAGGCCCAGTTCCGCCTCGGCCGTATCCGGATCAGTGGTCCGGGTACGCAACAGATAGCGGTAGACACGCTCCTGCTCGTACGTCAGCCCCAGACTCTGCAAACTCATCGCCGCCCCCGTTCCCCTGCAGCTTCCTGCACGGAGTCTTGCATCCTCTCCCGTTCCCCGACAGGCGGGCGATCGACAGGCTGGGAGGACATCGGCAGGAAGGTCGGGAGGAACAACGCCCACGACGCCTACCGAGACCCAACCGCACGATCAGATCACAAGGGAAGACACCATCATGGGCCACATCCGCAGCTTCGTCCCGTGGATCGCCGTCGCCGTCCTCACCGGCACTGTCGACATCCGCTGGGCCGCGCTCACCGGCCTCCTGCTGGCCCTCGCCCTCGTCGCGATCCAGCGCCGCTCGGGCCGCGGGTGGGACGCCCAGGTGATCGAGGCCAGCGCCGTCCTCTTCCTCGCCGCCTACACCGCCGCCGCGTTCGCCGCGCCCGACTCCACCGCCGTCACCCACTACGGACCCCCGCTGTCCTCGCTCTGGCTCGCGGCCACCGCCTGGGGCTCACTCGTGCTCGGCCACCCCTTCACCCTCGGCATCGCCCGCACCCAGACACCCGAACACCTCTGGAACAGCCCGCTGTTCCTTCAGATCAACCGGGTCATCACCACGGTGTGGGCCGCCGCCTTCACCCTCTCCGGCCTCGGCGGCGCACTGCTGCGCCACTACCGGCCGGACGCGGGCGACGCCCGCACCCTGCTCACCGTGGCGACGTTCGCCGTCCCGCTGCTCTTCACGATTCGCTACCCCACGCTCGCCCGCGCCCGGCACGCCGCCGCGCCGAAGGTGGCCGCCCGGTAGACACCCCCGCCGTACCCGGCCGGGCGGGCGGTCACGCACCTACGGCGCCGGGCCCAACGGACACCGCCCATGCCGCGCACCGCACACCGCCCATGCCGCCCGGCGCCGTCGACGACGACACCGGGCGGTCTGCGGGCGGCCTGCGGGCGGCCAAGAGGTACACCGCCGTCACACCGCCCGGCCGTCTGCCGCCTGCGCCCCGGCCGCCGGCCGAGCGGTGTCGTCTGGGCCGAGCGGTCCGCCTGCGCCGGGCCGTCCGGAGCCCGTCCGGGTGTCAGCCCTTGCTGAAGTAGCCGAACAGGTCGGCGATGACCTGGGTGGAGCCGACGTGGTTGTAGATGTCGGCGGTGCCGTCGCCGCCGAGCGGGGTGATGACATGGTTCGGGACGGTCGACCGGGCCTGGAAGTTGACGCTGCTGGTGCTCGGGCGCGCGGTCCCTCCCGGGTACACGGTCACGAAGCTGTCCGCGGTGGGGTCGGTGACGGTGACGTTCAGCGCTGCGGCCGTGGCGTCGGCGGGGACGCCGTTCGCGCCGCCGATCGTCAGGGGGAGGGTGCGGTTCGGGCCGAGCGGTCCGGGGGTGACGCGGGTGTCGAGCAGCCGCTTGGGCGCGGCGGGCGTGAACAGGCTCTGGCTGCCGGGGCCGTAGTAGCCGGACACGTCGAGGATCGCGTGCGTGCTGCCGGCGTGGTTGTAGACGTTGATCCGGCCGTCCGGGCCCACCGGCACGATCACCTGGTTGGAGCTGTCCCGGCCGGGCCGCGGGTTGAGGCTGGAGCTGGCCGAGCGCGTGCTGCCCGAGGGATACACCGGGAGGTAGGTCTCCTCGGTGGCGCCCGTTCCTTGGTTGCCGCGCTGGGCCAGCGCGGTGTCGGTCGGTTGTGGGTCGGTTGTCGGTGGGGACAGCGACCTGTCGGTGGGATGTGAGTGGTCCCCGGGATCGTGGGAACCGGGCGTGGCCGACTGTGACCGTGCGGGCGCGCTCTCCTTCAGACCACTCCGAGCTCCCGGGAGCCGCCATGCCCTCCGTACACCGGACCCCACGATGGGACGTTCACCGTCTGCCTCGCGCCCGGGGGAAGAGCTTCCTGGTCACCGGCGGCAACGCGGGCATCGGGTACTTCGTGGCCGAGCAGCTCGCCGGCACCGGGGCCACGGTCGTTCTCGGCAGTCGCGACCGGGCGAAGGCCGAGGCCGCGATCGGCTCCATCGGCTCGCGCGTGCCCGGTGCCAGGGTGAAGTACGTGCCTCTGGACCTGGCCGATCCCGCCTCGCCGGCGGCGTCGGTGGACGCGCTCGGGCTGGAGCGCCTCGACGCGGTCGTCCTCAACGCCGGGGTGGCGCTCGACCACCCGCCGCGCCGTGAGACCAGGGACGGCCACGAGCTGATGTTCGCGACCAACCACCTGGGGCACTTCGCTCTGATCCACCACCTCGCCCCGCTGCTCACGGCGACCCCAGGGAGCCGGATCGTCACCACCGGCAGCTTCGCGGCCAAGTCCGAACGTCTGGACCTCGACGATCTCCGGAGCACGCAGGACTACCGGCCCAAGCGCGCCTATGCGCGCTCCAAGCTGGCTCAGATGCTCTTCGCCCTCGAACTCGACCGCCGCCTTCGTGCTGCCGGCAGCACGACACTGAGCGTGCTGGTCCACCCCGGCGGCGCACTCGACTCCCTCACCCCGTCGCGCCCGCCGGTCCACCTCCGGACCACCGGCGAGCGGTTGAGCCGCCTGCCGCTCGGCCTGGTCGTCCAGGGCAAGGACGCTGCCGCACGGCCCGCCGTCCGGGCCGTACTCGACCCGAGCGTGCGCGGCGGACAGATGCTGGGCCCGCGGGCGTTCGGGCTGCGCGGTACGCCCAGAATCGAACCCCTCTGGACCCACCTGACCGACACCACGACCGCGGCACGTCTCTGGGCGGCCAGCCGCGACCTGACCGGCAACGACCCGACGTTCACCGCACCGGCAGGGTTCGTCGGGACCGAAGGCCCGGCGACCGGGCACGGCGAAGCAGGCGCCTCCATCGGATGAGACCGGTCTCAGGTTCGACAGGAGTCGAGCGTCACGCCGGCGGTCCGTCGAGTTTGGCGGCCACGGCGTCGAGGACCCAGTCCAGGCCGGTCGCGAAGGATGTCCCGGCGTCCACGTCCGTGCCGTCGTGCACGGCCCTGGTCAGCGCCGGGAAGCGGCCGGTGGCCAGCATTCTCGTCACATGCGGGCCGGAGGCGCGCTGCCAGTCGCGTTTGGACAGGCCCGTGGCGCGCTCGGCCCGCAGGTTCCCGATCTCGCGTCTGATCGCGCCGGTGACGTAGGCGCTGACGGTTTCCACGGCGCGCATGACGGTGTCGACGTCGGCGAGGCCGTCGAGAGCGGCCAGCTTGGCCTCGGTCACGGCGAGGCCGTTCGGGCCCAGGGTTGGGCGGCCGCCGAGCAGATCGGCCAGCCATTCGTGACGCAGAGCGGCCTGCCTGGTGCGGTGGGAGAGGATGCGCAGCGCCTCCCGCCAGTCACCGGGCTGCTCCTCGGGGAGGATCTCGGCCTGGACCTCGTCCACCATGAGGTCGAACAGCTCCTGCTTGGTGGAGATGAATCCGTACAGCCGCATGGGGCCGGCGTCCAGCCGGGCGGCGACCTTGCGCAACGACACCGCCTCCGGCCCGCCCTCGTCGGCCAGCGCGACGGCGGCGGCGACGATCCGCTCCCGGTCGAGCGGCACGGGGCGGGTCGGCGGCTCCGGCCGGTCCCAGACAGTCATGGTCTCACCGTTCTGTTGCGATGCGTCGTAGTGAGGAAATACAGTGTATCGGCATGAGACATCGTATCGCCGTCGTCGGGAGCGGCCCCGCCGGCCTTACCTTCGCCCGTGTCCTGCACCGACACGGCCACCCCGTCGCCGTCCTGGAACGCGACCCCGCCCCCGACGCCCGTCCCCCGGGCGGCACGCTGGACCTGCACCAGGGGCTGGGCCAACTCGCGCTGGACAAGGCAGGGCTGCTGGCGGAATTCCAGGCGCTGGCCCGCCCCGAGGGGCAGGCCATGCGCATCCTGGACGTGGACGGGACAGTCCTGCGCGACTGGCGACCCCGTCCGGAAGACCGGGCCAATCCCGAGATCGACCGCGGGCAACTCCGTGACCTGCTGCTCGGCCCTGTCGACGTCCAGTGGGGCCGGGGCGTGACGCGGGTGGTGCCGGGGACCGGGGACGGCGTACTGGTCCACTTCGCGGACGGGCGGCAGGAGACGTTCGACCTCGTGGTCGGCGCGGACGGCGCCTGGTCCCGGACCCGCCCGGCCGTCTCGCCGGTGACGCCGCACTACACCGGCATCACCTCGCTCGAAACCTCCCTGGACGACGTCGACACCCGCCACCCCGACCTCGCCCGGTTGATCGGCGACGGTTCCCTGGCCGTCTACGGCGTGAACCGAGCTCTCGTCGCCCAACGCAACAGCGGTGGCCACGTCAAGGTGTACGCCCAGTTCCGCGCGCCGCTGGACTGGCACACGAACCTGGACCCGGCCGATGTCGAGGCCGTGCGATCCAGCCTGCTGGCCCTGTTCGACGGCTGGGCAGCTCCCGTCCTCGACCTCCTCCGCCACGGCACCGCCTTCGTCCACCGCCCCCTTTACGTCCTGCCCGTCGCCCACACCTGGACCCACCTCCCCGGGGTGACGCTGCTGGGCGACGCCGCCCATCTGATGCCCCCGTTGGGGGCGGGCGCGAACCTCGCCATGCTGGAGGGCGCCGAACTTGCCGAGGCCATCGCCGCCGGACCCGGAGATCTGGACGAGGCCGTCCGCGCCTTCGAGGAACAGATGTGGGCACGGGCCGGCAGGTGGGCAAAGATCACGACGGCCGGTCTGGAACGCCTCGTCAGCCCGGACCCCGCCCAAGCCCTCGCCCTCTTCGACCAGGTCCAGTCATCCTGACCGCCGAAGGCGAGAGCACCCGCACCCACGGCTCGCCACGGCCTCACGGGACAGTACGGCACCGCTCCGGTCGCCACTGACGTCCCCCGGCCCGGCCCTCCGTCCGTCGTCGCCCCACCGGCGGGGCGACGCCCGTCACCGGGGTCGCCCCAGCGGGCGGACCCGAGCAGCGGTGGCGGCTTCTGCCGCATCCTGGAAGTCGGCGATGTCCCCGCCGTACTCCCTTGCCCGCCGGGAAGCAGGAGTCGAACGACGCCGACCGGGACGTGCTTGACGCCGCGTACCGGGTCCTGCGGCGACCCGGCACGGCTCACCCGCCGGCAGGTGCGCCGTCCGTAGCAGCCGTGGCCGGGCACTGGTCATGGACGTGGTGAAGTCGTCGTCCCGGCCGGTCTTCCGAGCTCCCATGAGCACCCCGCACCCCCTCGTACTCCCGGAGCCCAACCGGTGCTCCAACCGTTGCCCCGGTTGCCACATCCGTGAGGCCACCCGTCCCGGAACCCGATCGGCGGAGGGGTACGCGCGCCGCCGCCGCGGGCCGCGGGCGACCGCGAGCGGCAGGCGGTAGGCCGACGACTCCGCCGATCCGGCAGCCCTCGCGAGACGACCGCCTGCCGGATCGCTGTCCGGGCTCCGGTCGGGGCGGCGCCGGCTACGACGCTGCGCACGTGGCCAGTGCGGCCCGCGCCAGTCCGCGCAGCCAGACGTGGGCGTGGTCGGTGTCGTAGCGCTGATGCCACGACAGGTACACCGGGGCCGAGGGCAGTTCGAGCGGCAGGGGGAGGACGGCCAGGCCGAGGTCGGCGACCGCGGAGCGCGTGGTGGCTTCCGGGAGGCTGATCAGGAGGTCGGAGCCGCGCGCGAATTCCAGCGCGGCCGCCTCCGTGGGCGCGCTCGCCACCACGCGGCGGGTGAGGCCGAGTCGTCCGAGGGCGTCGTCGAGAGCGTTGCCGAGGTTTCCACGCCGCGAGACGGTGACGTGCTCGGCGGCGGCGTACTGCTGTGCGGTGACGGCCCCGGCGCGGGTGAGGGGGTGCCCCTGGCGTACGACGACGACGAGGCGGGTCTCGCCCACGTTCTCGGCGCGGATGTCCCCTGCGCTCGGGCGGTTGGCGTTCGCCTCCAGGTCCACCTCGCCTCGCCGCAACTCGGGGGTGTCACCGCTCGATTCGGCAACGAAGCGCAGCCGCACGCCGGGCGCCTGTCCGCGCACCGCCGCGAGCAGGGCCGGGCCGCTCGAGACGACCAAGGAGTCGTGCCAGCGGAGGGTGAAGGTGCGCTCCAACGTCGCCAGATCGAGTTCACGGCTCGGTGCCAGCACCCCCTGGACCTGGTGCAGCAGCTCGTGCACCTGTTCCCGGACGGCGATCGCATACGGCGTCGGGGTCATCGTGCGGCCGGTGCGCACCAGGATCTGATCCCCCGTCGTACGCCGGATCCGGCCCAGACTCCGGCTCATCGCAGGGGCGGTGACGTGCAGGCGTGCGGCCGCCCCGGCCACGCTGCCCTCTTCCAGCAGCGCGTCGAGCGCGGCGAGCAGGTTCAAATCCAATTGCATGTGAGTAATCCTAGCCGTGCTTGGCATGCAGTTGAAGTTAATGACGGGGCTGTCTACCTTCGAGATGAGAGCGCGAGACGGAACGAACCGCTCGGCCCGACCAGCCTCATCACCCTCCTCGGAACGGGAGCACCACCATGTCCGAAACGCTTCAGACCACCGGGATGTCCGACGCCGCCGCCGCCTGGGACGCCGCCACTTCCGACGCCGACCTGCTCGCCCGGACGGCGATCGCCGTGCGCGCGGCCGGTTCGGCACTGCGCGAGCGCTTCGGCGACGTCGTCCGCCACCGGACCCGCGAAGAGCTGATGAGCGCGCTGGCCGCCAACGACGACACGGCCCTCGCCATCCTGCGCCCCCGCCTCACCCAGCTGCGCCCGGAGGCCGGCTGGGTGGAGGACGAGCTCGACGGCGGGGCGCTGCCGCCAGGCGAATGGTGGGTCGTGGACCCGGCCGAAGGCAACGTCAACCACCTGCACGCCCTGCCGGAATGGGCGGTGACCGCCACCCTCGTGCGCGAGAACCAGCCCGTGCTCACCGTGGTCCACCTGCCCATGACCGGCGAGACCTGCACCGCGCTCAGCGGCGCGGGCGCCCACCTCGACGGTCGGCCGCTGCGCGTGTCCCCGACCGCGGACCTCGGCCTGGGCATTGTGGCCACCAGCCAGGCCCGGCCGGACGAGGACGAGGCGGTCGTACGGCGCGGCGGCTCCTCGATCACCGCGATGCTCTTCGACGCGCTCGTCGTCCGCGTCTCCGTTCCCGCGACCCTGCACCTGCTGAACGTGGCCGCCGGCCGGATCGAGGCCTTCTGGCAGTTCGCCGGTGCCCGGGCGGACCTGCTCCCCGGTGCGCTGCTCGTCACCGAGGCCGGCGGACGGATCTCCGACGCCGAGGGCCGCCCCTGGACCCCGCAGAGCGAGAGCTTCCTGGCCGCCGCGCCCGGCGTCCACACCGAGGCCGTCACCACGCTCTCGCGCTGAACCCCCACCCGCACCATGACCTGCACCCACGGAAGGACCACATCATCATGACCACGATCGCAGTTCTCGGAAACGGCCGCGTCGGCGGCAACCTGGCCGCCGCCCTCGCCCGGGCCGGACATCAGGTGACCGTGGCGGACCGCGCGCCGGGCGCCGCCGCCGACGCGGCACGGACGGTCCGGATCGTCATCAACGCCACCCCGGGCGCCGGCTCGCTGGAGCGGCTCGGCGCCCTGCGCGAGGAACTGCGGGGCAAGATCCTCGTCGACGTCTCCAACGCCACCGCCGACGGACCGGACGGACTGCCCGGCGAGCTGCTCCACCCCGGTTCGAGCCTCGCCGAGCAGCTCCAGGAGGCGCTCCCCGAAACGCGCGTCGTCAAGACGCTCAACACCATGCTCTTCCCGGTGATGACCGCGCCGGCCATGCTCACCCAGGCGCCCGACGCCTTCCTCTCCGGCGAGGACCCGCAGGCCAAGCAGACCGTCCGCGAGCTGCTCACCGACCTCGGCTGGCGCGACGAGTGGATCACCGATCTCGGAGGGATCCGGACCGCCCGCGCCACGGAGGCCGCGATCCTGTTCGTACCCCACGTGATTCGGTCCAGCGGGTTCGCGCCCTTCGCGATCTCGATCGCCCGCTGACCCGCGCACAGCCCAGCCCTCCCGGCCGGAAGGGAACGGAAGGCCTACCGGCGTGGTCGGCCGCCGTCCTGCCGCTGTCCGTCCGGCCGGGGTCGTCCGCCGATGCTCAGCAGGAGCCGGAGGACGGACGCACGGTCGGGTGTCTCGGGATCGTCGGCGAGAGCGAACAGGAACGGCAGGCTCGCCGTCGTACACCCGTAGACGCCACCTTGGTGGTGGGCCGAGCCGTAGAAACTGCTGAACGCCTTCTCCCGCACGTCGGAGTCGGGCGAGGCCATCTGCTCCAGCCACAGCGGCACGTCGTCGGCCGGGCCGTAGGCGTGCCCCATGGACGACCAGTCGACACCGTCAAGATCGTTGATCATGAGCCACACAGTGGCACGGGACACCGACACGGCCACCGGCGACCAGCGAGCCGCCCGGGAGCCCCCCGCCCTCGCCGCGGGTTCGACCAACGAATGGCTCTGGGCGGAGGTGGCCGTCCCGTCCTCGCTCCTGCCACGGGAGCATCGAGGTGCTCCCGCCGAAGGGCCTTCCCGAACAGGTTCACGGGAGACGGCCCACCCGCTCGGCGGGCTGCCGGGTGCTGTCGGTCACGCTCGCCCGGCCAGGTTCTCCGCGTAACAGCGTCCGCATGATCCCCACCCCGGTCAGCACGGCTGTGATGTGCAGTGTCACGGCGACCGCGACGTTCTCCGGGTAGCTGATGTCGCTCGGGTTCGCCAGCGCCACGTACACCGTGGCGGGTAGCCTCCAGCCGCTCCACGCGAACATCGAGCCCGATCCCAGCCATGCCGACGCGAGCAGGAGTGGATACGGCAGCCTGGTCGACCGGCGTCGGACGAGAGCCAGTACGGCGCCGGACGCGACGAGGGCCCAGCACGCGCTGACCCCGACCAGCACATGCCAACCGGCCGGCCGCTCGTCGCGGTGCGCAATACCCAGCGAGCCACCGGCCGCCCAGTAGAGCCAGGCCAGGCCGGTCACGGCGCCGGTGACGACGGGCCACACCGGCCCCGAGGAGCCGTGCGGGTCGGTTCGCTCCGGCCGGCGCAACGCGTGGGGCCAGCGTCGCCACAGATAGGCGGGAAGTGCGACGGCGAGCGCGATCCCGGTTCCCGCGAAGCTGCACTGGAGCAGCGCCGCCTCCCAGGCGGGTATCGCCGCGTCAGCCCCGGAGTTCCCTGAGCCGGCCGAACTGCCTGCTTCGGAGTTGATGAGCGTGCTGACGACCACGAACGGCAGGATCGACACCAGGAATCCCGACCCGACCCAGGCGAGGAATCCCACCAGGGGGCCGGGGATCCGCATTCCCCACGGCCGCACCAGCGCCAGCCCCAGGGTGATTCCGGCCGCCGCCATTCCGATCGTGAGGGTGTTGAGCACCAGCCACCCGCCCAGGCTGAATCCCCGCCCGACCGGCAGCAGCCCCAGTAACGAACCGACCACCCACGACACCTTGATCACCAGATACGGCACGAGGGCCGCTGCGGCCCCGTAGGCCGCCGCCCGCCCGATCCGGTCCCAACGCTCCATCACGTCTCCCTCCGCCGGAGGTCCCCATCCTTCGGCGCCCGCACCCCCTCGGCATCAGCCCTCAGGCGTAACCCGCTCCCTCGCTGGTGTGACTCGCCCCTCCGCCCTGCGGACCATCCCGCGTGCGCACCACGGCTCCGGCGGCCACCGCGCTCAGCGTCCACGG
The sequence above is a segment of the Kitasatospora sp. NBC_00240 genome. Coding sequences within it:
- a CDS encoding NAD(P)/FAD-dependent oxidoreductase; translated protein: MRHRIAVVGSGPAGLTFARVLHRHGHPVAVLERDPAPDARPPGGTLDLHQGLGQLALDKAGLLAEFQALARPEGQAMRILDVDGTVLRDWRPRPEDRANPEIDRGQLRDLLLGPVDVQWGRGVTRVVPGTGDGVLVHFADGRQETFDLVVGADGAWSRTRPAVSPVTPHYTGITSLETSLDDVDTRHPDLARLIGDGSLAVYGVNRALVAQRNSGGHVKVYAQFRAPLDWHTNLDPADVEAVRSSLLALFDGWAAPVLDLLRHGTAFVHRPLYVLPVAHTWTHLPGVTLLGDAAHLMPPLGAGANLAMLEGAELAEAIAAGPGDLDEAVRAFEEQMWARAGRWAKITTAGLERLVSPDPAQALALFDQVQSS
- a CDS encoding LysR family transcriptional regulator, producing MQLDLNLLAALDALLEEGSVAGAAARLHVTAPAMSRSLGRIRRTTGDQILVRTGRTMTPTPYAIAVREQVHELLHQVQGVLAPSRELDLATLERTFTLRWHDSLVVSSGPALLAAVRGQAPGVRLRFVAESSGDTPELRRGEVDLEANANRPSAGDIRAENVGETRLVVVVRQGHPLTRAGAVTAQQYAAAEHVTVSRRGNLGNALDDALGRLGLTRRVVASAPTEAAALEFARGSDLLISLPEATTRSAVADLGLAVLPLPLELPSAPVYLSWHQRYDTDHAHVWLRGLARAALATCAAS
- a CDS encoding NAD(P)-binding domain-containing protein, encoding MTTIAVLGNGRVGGNLAAALARAGHQVTVADRAPGAAADAARTVRIVINATPGAGSLERLGALREELRGKILVDVSNATADGPDGLPGELLHPGSSLAEQLQEALPETRVVKTLNTMLFPVMTAPAMLTQAPDAFLSGEDPQAKQTVRELLTDLGWRDEWITDLGGIRTARATEAAILFVPHVIRSSGFAPFAISIAR
- a CDS encoding SigE family RNA polymerase sigma factor, with protein sequence MFEQFAAARYGALRRTGYLLCGDWHLAEDLVQSTLIKVYARWPRLRDPDTAGGYARTTLVRTFVDGRRRRSAGEVASAEPPETAAVGADPDRRLALLAALARVSPGYRAVLVLRYWEDQSVEECAAILGRSSGAVRSDAHRGLAQLGTILGDSVHEIAGS
- a CDS encoding SDR family NAD(P)-dependent oxidoreductase, translated to MPSVHRTPRWDVHRLPRARGKSFLVTGGNAGIGYFVAEQLAGTGATVVLGSRDRAKAEAAIGSIGSRVPGARVKYVPLDLADPASPAASVDALGLERLDAVVLNAGVALDHPPRRETRDGHELMFATNHLGHFALIHHLAPLLTATPGSRIVTTGSFAAKSERLDLDDLRSTQDYRPKRAYARSKLAQMLFALELDRRLRAAGSTTLSVLVHPGGALDSLTPSRPPVHLRTTGERLSRLPLGLVVQGKDAAARPAVRAVLDPSVRGGQMLGPRAFGLRGTPRIEPLWTHLTDTTTAARLWAASRDLTGNDPTFTAPAGFVGTEGPATGHGEAGASIG
- a CDS encoding TetR/AcrR family transcriptional regulator C-terminal domain-containing protein, producing MTVWDRPEPPTRPVPLDRERIVAAAVALADEGGPEAVSLRKVAARLDAGPMRLYGFISTKQELFDLMVDEVQAEILPEEQPGDWREALRILSHRTRQAALRHEWLADLLGGRPTLGPNGLAVTEAKLAALDGLADVDTVMRAVETVSAYVTGAIRREIGNLRAERATGLSKRDWQRASGPHVTRMLATGRFPALTRAVHDGTDVDAGTSFATGLDWVLDAVAAKLDGPPA
- a CDS encoding 3'(2'),5'-bisphosphate nucleotidase CysQ, with product MSETLQTTGMSDAAAAWDAATSDADLLARTAIAVRAAGSALRERFGDVVRHRTREELMSALAANDDTALAILRPRLTQLRPEAGWVEDELDGGALPPGEWWVVDPAEGNVNHLHALPEWAVTATLVRENQPVLTVVHLPMTGETCTALSGAGAHLDGRPLRVSPTADLGLGIVATSQARPDEDEAVVRRGGSSITAMLFDALVVRVSVPATLHLLNVAAGRIEAFWQFAGARADLLPGALLVTEAGGRISDAEGRPWTPQSESFLAAAPGVHTEAVTTLSR